Sequence from the Egicoccus sp. AB-alg6-2 genome:
CTCGCGCAGACTGCGTTCGACCTCGAGGGTGGCGCGGGCGATGAAACGCGCGATGTCTTCGAGCTGGGCGTCGGTCGGGATCGGTCCCATGGCCCATCACCGGCTTCGCGCGGGTGGGCGGGCGACGGCTGCCGCTTGTTGGCGGGCGGCGTCGAGGGCCAGGTCGAGCCGGTCGGTTGGCAGCACGGTGGCGGTGACCTTGCCGACACGTTGGTGCAACGCCGTCAGCCGGTCGACGTCACCGTCGACCCAGCTGGCGATGTAGCCCGCCGCGTGGCCGGTGATGTCGAAGTTGAACCGGGCCGAGATCGCATGCGCGGCGGCCTCGGCGACCGCTTCACAGTCGGCCCGGTTGTGGGCGTAGTAGCGGCGGTCGCCTGCCGTGTGCGCGTCGCGCAGCTCAGGGTCGTGGCGGTGGGCGAGCTCGTGCGCGATGGTCGCCACCCGCTCACCGTCGCTGTTGGCAGCGGCGACCACAATCCGGTCGTGTTCGCGCTGGTAGTAGCCGTACAGATCAGCCGGTAGCTCGCGGGTCTCGAGCGTGACGCCGTGGTCGGCACACCAGCTGGTGAGGTGGTTGGCCAGCGCCTGCGGGGCCTGGTCGGGGGCGGGCCTGCCGAGCTCTGGGAGTGGGTCGCCGTCGGTCTGGGCGACGTCGAACACGTGCCCGACCCCGAAGCCGATGCGCTGTTCGTAGCGGGCACGCTCGCCCGCGGTGGCTGGCGGGCGGACCCGCTCACCGGTGGCGGGGTCGAGCCAGTAGGGCTTGGGATGGAAGACCATGATGCCGGTCTCGCCCTTGCGGACCTGCCGGCCGACCTGCTGCCAGGTCCGATACGACGCGACCTTGGTCGCCTGCGGTGCCTGCGCCACGATCCAGGCCGCGTTGGTAGGCGAGTAGCGGTGGAACGCGGCCATCTTGGTGAACCAGGCGGCGTACTCGCCCGAGTCGATGATCCGGCGCAGCTCGGCCTCGAGCTGTCCTTGCACTTGGGCGCGACGGTCCTCGACCGAGAGCCGGCCCGCCTTGGTCGGGGCGCTCATGAGACCGGCTCGGCGGTCAACTGCTGCGCGAACGCGGCCGCGAGCCGGTGGGGCGGCAAGCTTCGAAGCGCGGCCGGGATCGAGGGCAGCACCCAGGTCCGCCACGCCTTGCCCGACGAACTCGCCGTCGGCGGCAGGCCCTCGAGGGGCAGGCGAAGCTGACGCGGCCTACCCGGCGCACCTGGCTGCGAGTCCGGCGGCAACGCCGGCGCCGGTGTGTTCGGCGTAAGTGGATGCAGGTGCGGGTGGCCGACCCCGTCGTAGGCCAGCACCGCGCACAGCTGCTCGCGGCCTGCCTCGTCGAGGTCGCCGAGCACGGCGAGATGGACGGCCCGAATCTCGATGGTGCCCATCAGGCTGACCTGGCGAACTCGGCCAGCTGCGGTCGCAGCTGACGTCGCGCCCGCGCCATCCGCTGCTTGAGCGCGCTGTGGGTGAGTCCGTGATCGGCCGCTACCGGCGCCAGCGGGAGCCGGCACGCCGCCGCACGCAGCCCGGCGCTGGTGGGACGGTCGAGCTCGCTCAGCAGCTGCTCGAGCGCGGCGGTCAGTTCGGGGTGCGGCTCGATGTTGTTGGCCACCTCCACACGTGGCAGCCGTGCGGGATCGAAGGCCCGCTCGAGCTGGCGGCGAGCGAGTTCGCGCTCGACCAGGCGGCGCATGCGGTGGGTGATCTGCTGGGCGACCTGGCGTCGCAGCCAAGGCCCGCCCGATCCGGCATCGGCGCAGCGGGCCGCGGCCAGCAGAACCTCCAGGCTCGCGGCACCCCACTCGGCCGGGTCTTGTTCGAACAGCAGCCGGCCGCGCACCAGCAGCAGCGGACGGTGGGTGTCCGCCAGCCAGCCCAGCGCCACCGGGTCGCCGGCGAGTGCGGCGGTGAGCAGCCGGCGGTAGTGGTGGTGGCAGTCGGCGTCGGGGCGTTCGACACGTGCGTCGGTGAGCGCGACGCCGACGATGCGGCGGGACTGTTGGTCTTGCTCGTCAGGGTCGAGCGATCGCCAGCGTCGGGTGATCTGCCCGAACGGGTCTGCAGGGTGGCCATCCATCGGGGCTCCTCTGATCGGGGAGCACCACGCTGAAAGTGGGCCGCTTCAACCCCGTGACAGCGGCGTGGCCGAAACCGATACAGCCGAACGAAGTTGGCGGCGTCCGTCGTGAAGCGGCGTGAAGCGGCCCGTAGACGCCCGTGTTGCCGCTTCAATCGCGTGACACCTAGCTCCACCGACCCGCGGCATCACGGCCACGGTCGGCGCCGATGCCGCCTCGCTGCGCCCGCCCGACGGATGCTGACGACAACCTCGTTGGCGGCGGCCAGGTCGACCATGGACGTGGCGCGAGCGCGGGGCGACGGCGAGCGTCACTGAAGACGTGCCACCGGGATGTGCCGTCGCCTTCGTACCGGCGACCGGACGGAGGACGTGACCCAGCCGTCAACGTCTCGGCTCGCCCGACAGGCGGCCCCTTGCTCGTCGACGACCGTCTTG
This genomic interval carries:
- a CDS encoding ArdC-like ssDNA-binding domain-containing protein; this translates as MSAPTKAGRLSVEDRRAQVQGQLEAELRRIIDSGEYAAWFTKMAAFHRYSPTNAAWIVAQAPQATKVASYRTWQQVGRQVRKGETGIMVFHPKPYWLDPATGERVRPPATAGERARYEQRIGFGVGHVFDVAQTDGDPLPELGRPAPDQAPQALANHLTSWCADHGVTLETRELPADLYGYYQREHDRIVVAAANSDGERVATIAHELAHRHDPELRDAHTAGDRRYYAHNRADCEAVAEAAAHAISARFNFDITGHAAGYIASWVDGDVDRLTALHQRVGKVTATVLPTDRLDLALDAARQQAAAVARPPARSR